The genomic stretch atACACTCAGATGAGACAAGGAGAGATAACTGACGTTGGGGAGATGCTATGAAGTGTGCGGCTGTATTGTTTCTGTGAAGTAAAGAAGCGTCAGTGCTGAATGTTTGTGTGGAAAGTCCTccgaaaaaaacaaacaaacaagcaatttCCAATGTGAAATACTAAACCAAGAGCAGTTTTTAAAGCTGAACTTAGTGGTCTTTCTTTGTGGAAAGCATTTGAAGACAGTTGAGTGTATCTGATCGCTTTGCTGTCACCGAAAAAGCAAGAATGTACGTTGATTGATATTCTCTAAAAGAAGGGACGTTTGTGTTGAAAACGGTTTCAAAGCAGACTTTAAAGGGACTGTTGAACTTTTTAGTTTTGAGCTCTGAGGGTTTGCAGTCGTAACGGCGACTGCGAGACTTCGGAGCGTACCAAGCTGAGCTCTTGTatgatgtttgatttttgtgataAAACGCCATGACGCGGTCAGATCCGAATGCTCTGATCAATCTATTACATTGCATTATGTATACAGATACAGTACTATACCATTGATGGAACTCTTATTTATGTTCACTTTGTTTAGTATCAACACTGTGATTCTATGTACTTCATTCCATTTACTCCACTTCTTTTTACATGATCAACGTGTCtggtaaataaacaatattgtcttattattatttgtggtttaaaagatgtttttttctttcagtggtATCCGTTCAGCTACAGAACGACAACCTGTCTATCTCTGTTAACTTGCACTTTATTCACTGTTGTTaccaaatatttgaaatatgatttgttttgtttacaggtAAACATTAATTATCCAGGTCGTGCCCCTggatatttacagtttttagGATAATTAATTCAATCTCCAACCAAAAGTTGTCTTTCAAAACTTTGCCATTGTGTGTGAGTAGCAGCTCTTTATAGAAGATTTTAAATGCCTAagtgaaaacacatcaaacagagACATATAGTGAAATATAATACACATTTTGACTTGAATTTCCTTTTTATATATCCAGAAACTGTGtcaaaattcaatgaaaaacaaatgttaaatgaCAATAATTTAGCCTTTTGGTGTTTGATAACTGaatgaattgtttttcattgtgacatgaattttccatatcacatgacaaacaaagtaaacaaactgaagaGGAGTATTGCATGTCAATGttgtccagcagagagcagcatagACGTGTCAACACTAAATATAAAGCGAGACAGTGTGCGGGGCTTATTGGCACTGACACAGCaaggtttttaatttaattatgacacagtaaatgcatacataaaaaggaaattaaaataacgtgtaattttatttcactttgccttcatttgatttgttttcctttaggcattttaaatcttccatagATTTTAGTCTGTAATGTTCACAAGCAGaacttcatttttctttgtgaGTGTCTGAAAGAAGAAACTTCATTAAtcatattaatcaattaattaccCACAGACATTTTTCTACTActagaaaatattaatttcctgtccaccattttcatctcttcttcttcattagTCTTTTGATGGATCACTACGCTAGGCCACTTTCTTCAACAATTTGCATAAAaataatccccccccccccaaaaaaaatgtaaacacctACCTCCACTTTTATGCTTTGCAGTCCAGTTCAGTGTCGCTAGCTACCATAAATTATGTAATTCAATCCCGTCATGAAAATGAACAGGATCTCTCTGCTTGTGCCTTGCTGTTGGATTGATGAATAGGCCGACGAGGCACAGGACCAGGGGCCCAGAGGTTTAAGTGGCCCCCAAAACCAGAAACTCTCACTGAAGTGACTattaataactttttattttaattatttgaaatattattGTTGGACAGTCCAAGTACTCCATCAAAAGTTAAGCTAAAAGATGCTGGAAATGTGACAACAAAGACACCATCATGACATGTCATGAGGTGAAGGGTGGCTGAGTGGCTGCTTAAGGTAGAAAGAGGATCTTTTGGGGCGTTTCTATCCCTTTATCTCATAATCTGTCCATGTTCATCAGAACCATGTATCAATATTTCTGTGTGCAGCTGTTACTCAGGTAGGTTACAGTACACACATCACCTATCAGTAGAGATAAAAGCCAAGAAGGAGCTTTAACCCCCAACATAACCTATAAAAGCAGACATCACCTGCACACGTTTTTTGAAAACTCAACCCGAAGACGAAGAGCAGACTGAACTGTTGTGAACTATacctattatttattatatattgatatattgatgtATTGACATATAATATATTCTATATTTGAATAGAAAAGTTAATTCTTAACTTTGGAAATAGTAGTGTGACAAAATAAACTTACTCCAACGTCCACAAGCTTTTTCAAAGCTTTAAATAGGTAGAATTTGTTCGGTTGTCATGGAGACGTCTCAGTTCTATATTTAGGTGATgacatctccatgacaactgagctcACTGATGAAGATGTGAGATAAACCCTCTAAAAAGCAAGTAAGTGGACCtcgagttgagattattttgtcaaaataccCACCGTTAATCATCCAGGAAGAATGTAgactttaaacatttaattctATGAGTTGATTTTTTCATTAACTTAAGAAATTGAAATGATCCAGTTATGATTAAAAGGTATCGATTCTAACACTGGTTACactatcaaaataaatacaactcagtgaattaagttttattaaaattgtatttacagaTTTTCCGCAATAACACGTCACAGAATCAGAGTAAAGTACCACAAAATACAAGAACAAGCAAAACTACTGTAAGTTGAACTTCACTTCAAGTTACATGAAAACATCTTTAAgtattttacattcatatttgacatgaaaacacaagaCAGGGAcgtattgaaaaaaaacaacataaaaaacaaaacgttTGAATGCTTCATCACCAACACATCCTATATGATGTTTTACATCACACGACAACAATCATCATAATTCATACGAGGAAACCACAACATCACTCAAAACAAGCTGAGACACCTGGAGAAGTTGTGCCATTTGTTTCTCAGTGCAAGCAAAGTGAGGAAAAACGCAAACCGCTGTGTCCATATTTCAACCAGTCCACCAGTCTCTTGCAACgcagagctgttttttttacagcattaAGTTTCCATCCACAGTTTCCTTGAGAACCAGGAATAagaatcaaagaaaaaaaagtttgacttctCAAGACCCTTCGTCCACTGTCAGCTCCTCCAGTTGCTCCTGCACAACCTCCAGCTGCTCTGTCTGGTTCTCGCCCTGCTGCTCCGACTCTTCCTCTTGTTTATTGGACTCTTTGTTTGTCTCCTCTGACACCtcgtcctcctctgtctttgGCTCCAGGTTCTCTGAGCTCTCAAAACAGCCTGAATCTCTCGGCTCCTTGGCGTCCTCCACAGATCTGTCCCCCTCTTCTGGCTCAGATTCATCTTCAGCTACATGGGGGCAAAAACTCATATTTTAATACAGAATGTCTCAACACaataattttttatttagtctAATCTCTGAGAGGTGTTTTAATCTTCATCTTCAGATGCTTCAGAAACTTAAAGGCCAGTTTGTCTGAGCGATAAATAGATACAAAAGTACCAAACCTGCAAACGTGCTCAAACTACTCTCAGTTTGGTGTCGGTGGTTTTATGATGAAtctaattatttattatatggGCAACATACAAGCTAGTTGACTGCAGGTGTTGGTGGTCAGAGAGCTTTTTACAGCTGTAACATGATCGTCCTGTCATGTTCACTCTGTTGTTCAGGGACTCTTCACACGTCTTTATTGAGGAGAAATGATTTAAATTGTCATCTTTATGGAATTTGTTATATAAAATGTCTTAGAAAAGGTCTTAAGTGTACAAAAACGGTTATTTCTGATGAAGAGACGTTAACTTAATGCTGATCTTAGTTTTCTTTTCCCCTCTCAAGTCGTGTTGTAACTgctacaaaatgaaacaaaaacaacagctggGCTGGTTTACTGGTTGTGGTTTCCTACGTGTTTTCTGGGCAGGTCGACACCCACTTACAAACAGAAAGtatcaactttttaaatatagTGTTGCAGTGTTATTGAGTATAGCATCAATCCTTTTACTCTCTATTTCAGAAtaactattttatatttctaaatgttcagttttaagCAACTAAACTTCagtcattatactgtatgttgcttttaaataaaatatcatccaaacaaaaaaaaaaaaattcagactataaaatataattcaagTCTAAGTCAGAAATGACTGAGTGAGCATCATCTGTGAGCAttcaaagatttaaaaacaagttttctGTATTCAGGTCAAATGTCATATTGTAGATATCAGTGTTTTCGtgtaggtcaaaggtcaaacagcCTTATCTCTGGCAAGAAGTTACAGTGTGTCACAGTAAATTTGTTTTCTAATACCTAATAACTGTTTAATCAAACATGTTGCAAAGAGTTAAATCTTTCTTTTGATCTAAATATGAATCTTAACAGACACACTGATTGTGAGGCATCAACAGGAGTTTCAAGCGTCCTCGGCTCCcctgtgcatgtacagtatgttgctgCAGCTAATTTCAATGTTAGTCCATAAACTGTGTTCAACATACAGCTGTTGCTCCGGGACAAGTGTTAAAATGACATATAATGACTCATCTGGAGGAGAGATGAGCTCAGGCATCAGGACAAAATATGATTTCTTACAAGCCACTGAGCATAACTGTAAAACGTGAGTGTAACACTGTGCAACGGAGCCATAAAATGTACCTAATTATGTAGCTGAGGCAGAAAAATTATGATGGTAGCATGAAGTATTCCCCAAAGACATTTTACACTGCCAGAGTCTGACATCTGAGTGGCACCAAATGACTCTAAAATGTGTTCTTGGTTGATCAGCAGTGACtaaattttattgtattttcctAAAATCTAGAGATTCATTTTCTTGTCGTTAGATGTTGCAGTAGATAAGCACCATTATAAAAGGTTGTTGCAGCTTTATATTGTGTACACTTACAGTCTCTGAGCAGTTCAGTGGCGTTCAGGATCTTGGAGCGCTGCTCTGGGTCGGTGATGTTCAGCTCATTGAGGTGAGACTCCTTCAAGCCTGCAAAGTCCTCCAGGCTCTGGAAACCGTGCATGGACAGCAAAGAACTCAGCTCctaaaaacacaagagagaaacaacagaaatgttACTCAGAGTGAGTCACGGATATGAGATTAAAGTGTGAACAAAGATGCAGGAAGTGTCGTGTTACCGTCAGACAGATGCTGTCCAAGACCTCCTCCAGGGTTTTGGGTTTGGATTTGGCTCTGCGGGCGTTGCTGCTGTTGCGTTTCCGCCTGGCTGGGGGGCTCTCGTCAGGCAGGAGGTTGACGTAGATGAACTTAAAGGAGCCCACCTTGTTGTTGAGCTTCCCTGTCCACGTCCCCACGGGGGGCTTCTCGATGATGTGGATGATGTCACCTTTCTGTAAGAGGGATGACGCATGAATATCAGACTCAGAGGATAAAGGACACAGATGAAAGGAGGATCAAAGGAAAGTCCTTGAGAACaagaattattttattattcattaattttaaGATCCCAATCCGCTCAAAATGGAGACATCTTATGATCAGTagttgaacatttaaaataaagaataaatacatattCACAGATTTTAGAATTTTTACCAGctaagtgattttttttgtgtgtgaaaaacgCAAATCAGACCCAAATTATTAGTCAAATCTGAGTATTTtcatatatcttaaaacatgcctGGAGGAGAACTTTAATGGAAATCAACACTATCACAATATTTGTGCTCTATATGTCACAATAATCTGAGTTGACTCACTTTATCCTTACAATTACTGCTTGCAAATTTGAAATAATCACTTGCGTAAATGCACTTGCGTAGAAACAAGAAGTGAAACGTGAATGAGCAAATAGCTGAATGACTAAACACTCTTTCACAGACTTTCATCACTTAGTACCGTTGTGTATCATTTGCACTGAAGTGACAGCATTGGGGCTGAAATTATGTTGTTTTCTCAAACGAGGCGTCAGTAATCTGTGGCTTCAGGAAGAATGATAATCAAAACAACCCTCCTTGTTCGTCATGGTTAACAAGCtcccgggggggggggggactagACAGCAGAAGGGGCCGAGGGCCGAATCAGAGACCGAGAGGATGACTCACTTGGAGTTTCAGAGACTCCACATCATAAGGGCTGGGAGTGAAGTCGGTGTGAACCATAGCGCGGCCACAGAAGGGTCCGGTGTAAGAAAGGCCGTTCTCCTCCAGTCTCATGCTGTCCCTCTGGCAGTATCCGCTGTCCAAGCTCTGTCTGTCACTACCTGAGGTGTGCAGAAAGGGAAGCGAGGTCAGATTTATTCTGTACCTTCAGATGCTTGCAGGCAAACAGGCACAGTATAGTGAGGCGGACTTACTGCCGGAGAGCTGGCGGGTGACCGGGCTGGGCATGGTGTCCTCGGACCCTGTGGAGCACACAGACGTCCTTTGTCCTGCCAGGTCCGGGTGCCAGTCACCGGAGACGGGGGACAGCTCCTCACCGCTCTCCCCCTGCAGGAACACAGGACGACATAATGAGGAAGTTTTCCTAACAGACTCTAAGACcaataataatgacaaatgtATTGATCAAAGTAAGAATTTATTAGATACAATTCATTGATCAGTTTAGGAAAATTGTGTTTCTGCTTGAATTCTTGAACCTGCAGAACTTGGAGCTTTAATGACCTTTCAGCAGAGTCTTTTCTTATCAATTCAGACCTTCACACATCAACTATAACACACTCTAACCTTACAATGACTCAGCATTTGCTGTTTTGTACATTTAGAGAGTGAAAGCGTCCTCTCCCTGTTTCATTCTGATTAAACCTTTTATACACCCACTTAtacatttcctgtttacatgcTTTGAATTGTTAAAGGATTAAAGTTGTCATTACAGTTTAGTTTTTGATTTGTTGAAAAGGTTTTAAAGACTTTGTCTTTTTCGTGCTTCAACAGAACCACTTTTCTGTGTGATGGTGGTTAGAGGATGAAATTAGTTGCAGTTAATTTACATACAGAAgaataaattattcattttcaatAATGTGTTGTTGAACAATGTAATGACCTGAGACATATAatgcatatactgcatatgctgtgtgtttctgttaacCATTGTGGGTCATCCTCCTAGAATCTGACCTACAGTAGGAGGCCAGTTTAAACTGGGAAGGTGGACTATCATGGTATATACGGAGTCTGGCTCAAGGTTGTAACAATCAAGTGGTTTGAAAAGCAGCATCAATAGTGTTGAGATGTGTCTCATTTGGTGAGTCACACTAAAGGTTTTTCCCCTTTCCCCTTTCCTCATTATTTTTGGAGATTGTTAGTTAATATCTGCCTGTTTTACCTCAAGCTTTGATTCAACTGTTATGTTTTCTCCATGTTACCTTTAATCCCAACTTACAACACACTGTGCAGCACTGAACAGAGATTCATTCGTATCAGGGCGAAAGGTCAGACCTTAAAAACAAGACTGCCATTGTTTTCAAAAGCACAGTACAACATTTGTCCACTGGGTGGAGACACCAGCTTTATATTTCAGGAGTAGTAGATTGTCCTCAAAAAATGTCAAGGTGTGTTTTTGCATCAGAGTACATAATATATCAGCTATGTGTCATAGATGCTATTTTAAgtgattaaatgtattaattgttaGTGTTTAAAGTATTGATATTTTCATATGCTAGTCAGGTCACTGTAACTAATGttgatctttttaaaaacagtcttTACCCCTTCTTCAGCCAGAGCCTTCTGCACCATCTTGGATGTTTTGCGGGTCATTGTACGTGAGATGACGTTGCGCCATTTCTTGCCCAGTTTGCTGCCACTTTTCACTGCTTCCTCTGCTGTTACACCTTCTGGCACCTGAGAGGAGATTTTAATAATTAGCTTTTTgcaaaacatgatcaaaatagtGATCAACAGATGTCAGAGTATCTGAGTTCATGACGTACAACCTTATTTTAGTAAAGCAAAGGGAAGTTTGAATGTTATTTAAGAACGTTTCTGTGTCATTGACATAAATGAACTCTCTCTGTGGCATCGTTGTCAGGTCAAAGTGCTCACTTCTCATTTATatacacccacccacacacacacacacacacacacacacacctgcacttTATAGTGGCCAGGTGCTTGAAAGCACAGTTTCTGAGAGTGTTACCAAACATAACTCCCTCTGCAGCCAAACAGTGTGGGCTGCGAGCTCCGTAATGAAAGCTAATGATGCTTTCAGTAACAGTTTTCATGAGGCAGTTAGTTGCAGCAAATGTACTTTATGACACTTTCTATTGtttgaggacactgaggtcGAGTCCTCTGTAATTTGCAGTGGACATTATAGTTATatttagagaaaagaaaactcAGAACAATTGTTCTCAGATGTATTAGACTTTTGTTTTAACATCGAGCATCATTCTGTGGCTTCTACAAATTAGCAGATAGTGTTTATTTCATGAGTGAATTCCCATAATAACAAACTTCAGTAGAGTTTATCAAAGCAGTTCTCTTGTGGGATTTTGATGAAATACTCAGGACTCAAATTCTGTTGTTAAACCTGAAGTTTTCAAGCTTTTCATGCTCTTGTAGACTGTGGTTATAACTTTCCCACGACATAGTGGAGAAATAACTGTTTAGCTGCAGAGTTAAATGTTCAGTAACCACActgacaaacatacagacaccacagagacagaaagggatGTAGCAGTTGAATTTTCAGCACATATCTCGATATCTGAACTaataattaaaagataaaaatgcaacacattgAACTGAAAAGTCCCAAATTCTCTGGGGGAGGACCCTCAGACTCCCAGTTAAATGCATGATGCTTCTGCAACTATCTGAGGCTCTGTGCATGACTGACTCACTCCAGAGGACATCCTGTCTGCGTGCTGCTGTCATTTGGCTATACAATACTCAAGTCTTTTTTCTTGTTACTTCCTCTGCTTTTCTACACGTCTTACTTGTGCCGCAACTTCTACTCACGTTACCAAGAAATTACTGGGAAGTTATAAAAGTTAAGCGAATTTTTATAGTGTTAAtatttgcacacacatgcagcagtgtGTCAAATCAGGAAGGACGAACTGTGCACTTCTGTAACGGACATAACTGATGATTTCTGCTTCTGCCCTTTTTGGCCTTTCCTGGATGTGACTGAGAAGCTGGATGAAGATGATCTCACGAGGATGAATGAGGAACAATGTCACAAAACATCTGTAGGAACTGCCAATTTAGGaacttaaaacacaataaagttttatgaaatatatactTCCACTTTTCCAAACAGTGATGTATTGTGTGTCTGataatgttttgtgtgtttctatgtgtgtgtgttgaaaggAACAATGAGTTTTGTCTTACAGTGTCCTCCAAGGAGAACTCCTTATCCGCCACGACAGGAGAGGTGGGTTTGTGCTTCATGAAATCCTTGAAGCTGCTGGACCTCTGCAGCGTGAGCTGTGAACACATAATGAACAGTGTTTATTTAGAATTATAATGAGAAAGGCTCAGAGCAGCCTAACCAAGCTATAACTAACAATGGCAATAAAACTGTCATCACTTACAGTGTAAACAAAAAGGTGTTGCCAGAAACACATCAGTAACATGTCAGTCAGTTGCTCGGTGGTTTTTGtaacacaacactgataacACTGGCCTCACAGCCGAGCATGCACAACATATTCTTATCTCCACAAATGTATGGACAGAACGAATCTGCAGAGGATTTATCAGAGGAAGAATAACTGCCCCCACGTCTGTGGTCTCACACACAGCTATCAAAGATAAAGACATGAGAGTATTTTACCTGTTTTTTGTCTTAATGTTTAGACAGTAAATGATGGTGAAATGataagacaggaaacagagcaGGGAGACATATCAGAGTTACTATTAATAGTTTGTAATTCATAAGATGACATTTAATTGCTACCATGATAAAGAAGTCAGACTGACTTTTGAACTTTCTAAAGAGACATGAGAGCATGTTGATGACACTTAAGTATAagccccctatttagcatttataatcagtatatgaacagttaataaatggtttataacacactataatgtagttatatgcagataaaagtgtttattaataaaTGGAGGTACATTATTAAGctttaaaaatgtccttaaatcTGCTTATGACTAAATtatagtgtgtttttaaatgtttgcatACTGCTTATAAGGGATTTTAAGTAAAGTGTCAGCACAATGTTTAATACAAGAAGGTAAATTCATCATTTAAGGGCAAATGAAGAGCAGATTGGGATAAACTCGTGCTCTGGAACATAACACGCCACCTGCATGCaaaagaaggtttttttttttactcctttgCACAATTTGCACATCTTTGAGTTATTTCTATCTTTCTGGTGGAAAATCTTTGTCTAATTTTCCATGCACAAGTCACTGTGCATAATCTTATCGCAGCACATCCTTCTTGTTTCTTTGTAGAAACCACAGGAAACAGGCACAGCTTGAGCAACTGCTGGCAGCCAATCATTGCAGACATCCAGTCAGTCTGCGTCTGGCCTGAAGAATCAAACCGCCAATGCAGTCAAGGGGACAAATAACCTTCATTATGAGGCTATTAGTTTTTGCAGgcaaatgtctgtttttcccGTCACAGTCGTCCCCCCTTAAAGAGCCACAAGGCCTTCAGATAAATCAATCCTCTATTAACGCTGAGCGGTGAGTCGTGTTATGAAACAATCCGGCCTCGATTATTGCCGGCGACAATTATATGTTAGGAGATGATTGCCGAGAACAAAGGCAATGAGATGTGTAATGACAAGGCGTGAATTGGACCACAGGAGGAGAAGATGTGGATGGAAAATAAGGCCACTAGTGTCAAGCGTAGGAGGATCTCATGATGGCAGCTGGAGACGAAGGCACCCAGAAGCCACAAAGCCTGCTCTGACTCAAAGTACATCTGCAGCAATGACTCACCCGACCAGAATAGAGGaactttacttttctaaaagaGTGCAAATAATAAGTTGAGGCTAGAGTGGTAGTTAGACCGAACATTTTTCTCAAATGTTCGGTTTTAGAAAAACTGATCTTACTGAGCTTTGAGTTGTGTGCGAGTGTGGGTGGTTTTGCTCAGTTTCACCACAAAGGTTTGCACTATCTTTTAGCAGACATCCTGTGTCAGAACACTGTGCATACAAAACGGCTTTACGTGATCAAGTTTCAaagtgtgtgaaaatgttttaacagcCCACATCACAAGCACAGATATCATATGTGTGCATTTTATAAAAGCTCAATTTGTACACGTTCACTTTACTCTCCTCACCTTCCGAAACAAACTAATAActcaaaaaaaaccctcaccttcttcttctgcaccTGCTCCTTCTCCGAGGCATTTGAAGGCCTTCGCCtcaacatcttcttcttcttcagtggtcCCGAGGTCTCTCTGGACAAAAAGCAGAGAGACGGAGAGCCGCTTCTGATCGGTGAGGATTTGTCACTCTGCCGTCACTGCCAAACTTCTCAGATTGAAAAACAGAGGAAGGCTGAGTTGCTCTCTGCTGCAAACCAGAGGAAGTCACATGGCCACACAGAAACTGAAGAGGCAAACCCTGTTTCTGGTGCTCAAGGTTTACACACACTAGTGGCTTTGGTTGCATGTATTTCTCAGCCTTCTGTGTGGTCATAATGAACTGACATACATGAAACAGCCTGTGA from Thunnus thynnus chromosome 9, fThuThy2.1, whole genome shotgun sequence encodes the following:
- the sash3 gene encoding SAM and SH3 domain-containing protein 3, with the translated sequence MLRRRPSNASEKEQVQKKKLTLQRSSSFKDFMKHKPTSPVVADKEFSLEDTVPEGVTAEEAVKSGSKLGKKWRNVISRTMTRKTSKMVQKALAEEGGESGEELSPVSGDWHPDLAGQRTSVCSTGSEDTMPSPVTRQLSGSSDRQSLDSGYCQRDSMRLEENGLSYTGPFCGRAMVHTDFTPSPYDVESLKLQKGDIIHIIEKPPVGTWTGKLNNKVGSFKFIYVNLLPDESPPARRKRNSSNARRAKSKPKTLEEVLDSICLTELSSLLSMHGFQSLEDFAGLKESHLNELNITDPEQRSKILNATELLRDSEDESEPEEGDRSVEDAKEPRDSGCFESSENLEPKTEEDEVSEETNKESNKQEEESEQQGENQTEQLEVVQEQLEELTVDEGS